The following are encoded together in the Desulfobacterales bacterium genome:
- the dnaK gene encoding molecular chaperone DnaK, with the protein MSKVIGIDLGTTNSCVAVMEGSDAKVITNPEGGRTTPSIVAISESDERLVGQIAKRQAITNPENTVFGVKRLIGRKYASPEVQSDVKILPYKIEQASNGDIRINIKGKQYSPAEISSFVLADIKHSAEEYLGEKVTDAVITVPAYFDDSQRQSTKDAGKIAGLNVLRIINEPTAASLAYGLDKKGEEKIAVFDLGGGTFDISILEIGEGVFEVKATNGDTHLGGEDFDLRLIDYLADEFKKDQGIDLRSDKMALQRLKEAAEKAKMELSTSMETDVNLPFITADASGPKHLNIKLTRAKLEALVNDLLDKLEQPCRTALKDSGLSPKDINEVILVGGMTRMPAVQERVKKIFEKEPHKGVNPDEVVALGAAIQGGVLKGDVKDVLLLDVTPLSLGIETLGGVLTRLIDKNTTIPTKKSQIFSTAADNQPAVSIHVLQGEREMAANNKTLGRFELVGIPPAPRGIPQIEVTFDIDANGIVNVSAKDQATGKEQSIQITASSGLSQEEIDKLVKDAEMHAEEDKAKRDLVEARNSADALIYSTEKSISELGDKVDSETKTNVEASITELRKVMEGEDAAEIKRVSDELTKASHKLAEAMYQQASQSEQQAGAGAEAGDQAAGDTGATDEDVVDADFEEVKEEDKK; encoded by the coding sequence ATGTCTAAGGTTATTGGAATTGATCTCGGCACCACAAATTCATGTGTTGCGGTGATGGAAGGCAGTGATGCCAAAGTCATCACCAACCCGGAAGGCGGTCGAACAACGCCTTCGATCGTCGCCATTTCAGAAAGCGACGAGCGCCTGGTGGGCCAGATCGCAAAGCGGCAGGCAATCACGAATCCGGAAAATACGGTTTTCGGGGTTAAACGTCTAATCGGTCGTAAGTATGCTTCACCGGAAGTACAAAGCGATGTAAAAATTCTGCCTTACAAGATTGAACAAGCTTCCAACGGCGATATCCGCATCAACATCAAGGGAAAACAGTATAGTCCAGCAGAGATCTCCTCTTTTGTTTTGGCTGATATCAAACACTCGGCCGAAGAATATCTGGGAGAAAAAGTGACCGACGCGGTCATCACGGTACCGGCATATTTTGATGATAGCCAGCGACAGTCTACCAAAGATGCGGGCAAGATTGCAGGACTGAATGTACTGAGGATCATCAACGAGCCTACTGCCGCATCGCTGGCCTACGGGCTGGATAAAAAGGGCGAAGAAAAAATCGCCGTATTCGACCTGGGCGGTGGTACATTTGACATCTCCATCCTTGAAATTGGGGAAGGTGTTTTCGAAGTAAAAGCGACCAATGGCGACACCCATTTGGGTGGTGAAGACTTCGATTTACGCTTGATTGATTATCTGGCTGACGAATTTAAAAAGGATCAGGGCATTGATCTTCGCAGCGACAAAATGGCCCTGCAGCGCCTCAAAGAAGCTGCTGAAAAGGCAAAAATGGAGCTGTCAACCTCCATGGAAACGGATGTGAATCTGCCTTTTATTACTGCTGATGCCAGCGGTCCCAAGCATTTAAACATTAAACTCACTCGCGCCAAGCTCGAAGCACTGGTCAACGACTTATTAGACAAGCTGGAGCAGCCCTGCCGAACGGCTCTGAAAGATTCCGGCCTGAGCCCCAAGGATATCAACGAAGTGATCCTGGTCGGCGGTATGACCCGTATGCCCGCAGTGCAGGAGCGTGTAAAAAAGATATTCGAAAAAGAGCCCCACAAAGGTGTGAATCCCGATGAAGTCGTGGCATTGGGTGCTGCCATCCAGGGCGGTGTGCTCAAAGGCGATGTCAAAGACGTGCTTCTGTTAGATGTTACACCGCTTTCGCTGGGAATTGAAACCTTGGGCGGTGTCCTGACCCGTTTGATTGATAAGAATACCACTATCCCGACCAAAAAAAGTCAGATATTCTCGACCGCAGCCGACAATCAGCCGGCAGTTTCCATTCACGTGCTGCAGGGTGAACGCGAAATGGCCGCCAATAACAAGACCCTGGGCCGCTTCGAACTGGTCGGCATTCCACCGGCTCCCAGGGGCATCCCTCAAATCGAGGTTACCTTTGACATTGATGCCAACGGTATTGTGAATGTCTCGGCAAAAGACCAGGCTACCGGCAAAGAACAATCCATCCAGATAACGGCATCTTCCGGTCTGTCGCAGGAAGAGATAGACAAATTGGTTAAAGATGCCGAAATGCATGCCGAAGAAGATAAGGCCAAAAGAGATTTGGTTGAAGCGCGCAACTCGGCTGACGCGTTGATTTATTCGACTGAAAAATCAATCAGCGAACTGGGCGATAAAGTTGACAGTGAAACCAAAACCAATGTTGAAGCATCCATTACGGAGCTGCGCAAGGTCATGGAAGGAGAGGATGCTGCTGAAATAAAACG
- the grpE gene encoding nucleotide exchange factor GrpE, whose translation MSEKKKIKINVEPDETAKQNETENSDSIDNDPEDIQSETAENESVEPTDPLKELEAKLADKEEESKEMHERLLRVSADFENYKKRSDREMADFRKYANQSLLKEMLTVVDNLELAINSAKEEKNADKKLIEGLNLTRNEMLRVFEKFNVKPIKARGETFDPAFHEAVMREETDDYPENTVLSEFQKGYLIHDRLLRPAMVVVAAPKSNDS comes from the coding sequence ATGTCAGAAAAAAAGAAAATTAAAATCAATGTTGAACCGGACGAAACAGCAAAACAAAATGAGACGGAAAATTCAGATTCCATTGATAATGATCCAGAAGATATCCAATCCGAGACAGCCGAAAATGAGAGTGTCGAGCCGACCGATCCCCTGAAGGAATTAGAGGCCAAACTGGCCGACAAAGAAGAAGAGTCCAAAGAAATGCATGAACGGTTGCTAAGGGTTTCGGCTGATTTTGAGAATTACAAGAAACGATCCGACCGCGAGATGGCGGATTTTCGCAAATATGCCAATCAATCCCTGCTCAAGGAAATGCTTACCGTCGTCGACAACTTAGAGCTGGCCATCAACTCAGCAAAAGAAGAAAAAAATGCGGATAAAAAACTAATCGAGGGGTTGAACCTTACGCGGAATGAAATGCTGCGGGTATTTGAGAAATTCAATGTCAAACCCATAAAGGCGCGCGGTGAAACATTTGATCCTGCGTTTCACGAGGCAGTAATGCGGGAAGAAACCGATGATTATCCAGAAAACACCGTGTTGAGTGAATTTCAAAAGGGGTATCTGATTCACGATCGGCTTCTCAGACCTGCTATGGTGGTGGTTGCCGCACCGAAAAGCAACGATAGTTAG
- the tilS gene encoding tRNA lysidine(34) synthetase TilS, giving the protein MATKHPVSSFSTIEKKLIRSVDQTIRIHSMIQSGDTVLAGVSGGPDSVALIHILHSLAPKYTLRLAIAHLNHGLRPSEADRDQAFVVSLAKNLEIPLYAETQDVQRYRKKHHLSIEEAARRLRYRFYHHTAEQQRCDKIALGHHVDDNAEQVLMAMLRGSGPLGLAGMPAVRPDRIIRPLINLRRIDILDYLAARGLDYVVDSSNRDLRFLRNKIRTRLIPELQDKYNPKCVESLNRLATILSAEEEWLENHVQKFFTDALVFEQPGRLGLSRTGLTSKPTAVQRRLIRKAVLQVKGNLRRIAFNHIEAVLKLVQQGPPAGAVDLPDGICVWRDGDRLLISESQHRRSRPHSGRLASEVPDYLYELPDPGVISIKEAGLQIQFSEMPIKQIADWRQTDPQIAFFDRDKLSFPLVIRNFRPGDRFSPLGVSGRQKLKKFFIDHKISRTERMKCPIVLSRNKIIWVVGYRLDNAAKIDTRTRYVLKAELLLA; this is encoded by the coding sequence ATGGCAACAAAACACCCTGTATCATCCTTTTCCACCATCGAAAAAAAGCTCATTCGATCGGTTGATCAAACCATCCGCATTCATTCCATGATTCAATCCGGTGATACTGTTCTGGCCGGTGTGTCAGGTGGCCCGGATTCAGTAGCTCTAATCCATATTTTGCATTCCCTGGCGCCGAAGTATACGCTAAGATTAGCGATCGCCCACCTGAATCATGGCCTTCGGCCGAGTGAAGCCGATCGTGATCAAGCGTTTGTGGTCTCTTTGGCCAAAAATTTAGAAATCCCGCTTTATGCAGAAACACAAGATGTGCAGCGCTACCGAAAAAAGCACCACCTCTCCATTGAGGAGGCAGCCCGACGACTGCGCTATCGATTTTACCATCATACCGCCGAGCAACAGCGGTGCGACAAAATTGCGCTTGGGCATCATGTGGATGATAACGCCGAACAGGTTTTGATGGCTATGCTGCGTGGCAGCGGCCCTCTGGGTTTAGCAGGAATGCCGGCCGTAAGACCTGATCGCATCATCAGACCCTTGATCAACTTGCGGCGCATTGACATTTTAGATTATCTGGCTGCCCGCGGTTTAGACTATGTTGTGGATTCGTCGAATCGGGATTTGCGATTTTTGCGCAATAAAATCCGAACCCGCTTGATCCCCGAACTCCAGGATAAATATAATCCAAAATGTGTTGAATCGCTCAACCGGCTTGCCACCATTTTGTCTGCCGAAGAAGAGTGGCTTGAGAATCACGTCCAGAAGTTTTTTACAGATGCGCTTGTCTTTGAGCAACCGGGCAGGCTCGGGCTAAGCCGAACCGGTTTAACCTCCAAACCGACCGCTGTTCAAAGACGCCTCATCCGCAAGGCCGTCTTGCAAGTCAAAGGCAACCTCAGGCGAATTGCATTCAACCATATTGAAGCGGTATTGAAACTGGTTCAACAGGGGCCACCGGCGGGGGCTGTAGACCTTCCGGATGGTATCTGTGTCTGGCGGGATGGTGACCGACTGCTGATATCTGAATCTCAGCATCGGCGGTCTCGCCCTCACAGCGGGCGTCTGGCTTCAGAAGTGCCTGATTATCTGTATGAGCTACCGGACCCCGGTGTAATTTCGATTAAAGAAGCGGGTCTGCAGATCCAATTCAGTGAAATGCCGATTAAGCAAATTGCAGACTGGCGTCAAACTGATCCGCAAATCGCTTTTTTCGACAGAGATAAACTCAGCTTTCCGCTGGTGATTCGTAATTTCCGTCCCGGCGATCGATTCTCACCATTGGGCGTCAGTGGACGCCAAAAGCTGAAAAAATTTTTTATTGACCATAAAATTTCAAGAACTGAACGCATGAAATGCCCAATCGTCCTGAGCCGCAATAAAATTATCTGGGTGGTGGGTTATCGACTGGATAATGCAGCTAAAATCGATACGCGCACTCGTTACGTGCTCAAAGCCGAACTTTTGCTTGCCTAA